The following are encoded in a window of Lonchura striata isolate bLonStr1 chromosome 33, bLonStr1.mat, whole genome shotgun sequence genomic DNA:
- the SF3B4 gene encoding splicing factor 3B subunit 4, producing the protein MAAGPISERNQDATVYVGGLDEKVSEPLLWELFLQAGPVVNTHMPKDRVTGQHQGYGFVEFLSEEDADYAIKIMNMIKLYGKPIRVNKASAHNKNLDVGANIFIGNLDPEIDEKLLYDTFSAFGVILQTPKIMRDPDTGNSKGYAFINFASFDASDAAIEAMNGQYLCNRPITVSYAFKKDSKGERHGSAAERLLAAQNPLSQADRPHQLFADAPPPPSVPAPVVTALGPGVTPPGLPPPGSFPPPVPPPGALPPGMPPAMPPPPMPPGAGAPGPPSGAAPAGGHPPHPHPFPPGGMHHPGMPPMQVHHGPPGMGQHHPGPPGSGGQPPPRPPPGMPHPGPPPMGLPPRGPHFGSPMGHPGPLPHHGLRGPPPLMPPHGYNGPPRPPPYGYQRVPLPPRPAQRPPGVPPRGPLRGPLP; encoded by the exons ATGGCGGCGGGGCCGATCTCGGAGAGGAACCAGG ATGCCACGGTGTACGTGGGGGGCCTGGACGAGAAGGTCAGCGAGCCCCTGCTCTGGGAGCTCTTCCTGCAGGCCGGGCCGGTGGTCAACACGCACATGCCCAAGGACCGGGTCACGGGCCAGCACCAGG GCTACGGCTTCGTGGAGTTCCTGAGCGAGGAGGACGCCGACTACGCCATCAAGATCATGAACATGATCAAGCTCTACGGCAAACCCATCCGGGTGAACAAGGCCTCGGCCCACAACAAGAACCTGGACGTGGGCGCCAACATCTTCATCGGCAACCTGGACCCCGAGATCGACGAGAAGCTCCTCTACGACACCTTCAGCGCCTTCGGGGTCATCCTGCAGACCCCCAAGATCATGAGGGACCCCGACACGGGCAACTCCAAGGGTTACGCCTTCATCAACTTCGCCAGCTTCGACGCCTCCGACGCCGCCATCGAGGCCATGAACGGGCAGTACCTGTGCAACCGGCCCATCACCGTGTCCTACGCCTTCAAGAAGGACTCCAAGGGCGAGCGGCACGGCTCGGCGGCCGAGCGGCTGCTGGCGGCCCAGAACCCCCTGTCCCAGGCCGACCGGCCCCACCAGCTCTTCGCCgacgcgccgccgccgccctcggTGCCCGCGCCCGTGGTCACCGCGCTGGGGCCCGGCGTCACCCCGCCAG gccTGCCTCCCCCCGGCTCCTTCCCtccgccggtgccgccgccgggAGCGCTGCCCCCGGGGATGCCCCCGGCCATGCCCCCGCCGCCGATGCCCCCGGGCGCCGGAGCCCCGGGACCGCCCTCGGGAGCCGCCCCCGCCGGGGGACACCCCCCTCACCCGCACCCCTTCCCTCCGGGAGGGATGCACCACCCAG GAATGCCACCCATGCAGGTGCACCACGGGCCACCTGGCATGGGGCAGCACCACCCAGGACCACCCGGCTCTGGGGGGCAGccgcccccccggccccccccgGGCATGCCACACCCCGGACCCCCCCCCATGGGGCTCCCCCCACGGGGGCCACATTTCGGATCTCCAATGG GTCACCCCGGGCCGCTGCCGCACCACGGGCTCCGCGGGCCCCCCCCGCTGATGCCACCCCACGGCTACAACgggcccccccggcccccccccTACGGCTACCAGAGGGTCCCACTGCCCCCCCGGCCGGCGCAGAGACCCCCTGGAGTGCCCCCCCGCGGGCCCCTGCGGGGACCCCTGCCCTGA
- the MTMR11 gene encoding LOW QUALITY PROTEIN: myotubularin-related protein 11 (The sequence of the model RefSeq protein was modified relative to this genomic sequence to represent the inferred CDS: inserted 2 bases in 1 codon; substituted 1 base at 1 genomic stop codon): MSGAPGGRRPTFPGLPGRAGAXGVLGRLGALGAPHPVSVPAGERVLEEAAGARQRCGNGGGSVPGTLLCTNRRLAFLAGQAPGSRGLLHSEDEVALPCIHKLVAASSFSKPKVLTAASTLKFIPEELTVFCRDFRLLHFYFPESGLAPQAFRVANAIAQAREAAAWLGDAAEAHDGCSSRGGAAPEEEEEDEEEGSSTVLLFESLRDWEKELQRLGAAGWRVSAVNERFDMAPSLPQYLWVPSGLLDHDLKRTFGHFQERRVPRLCWHHPGGGDLLRAASFHRASEPGSEDVRCLEALLLGDRGPCVLADTAELPTLADIQLAHLRLRELCLPGAVAEEKWLSALEGTRWLDHVRSCLRKAVEVASLLAGKRCSVVLQEPSDRDLNCLVASLVQLLGDPHARSLPGFQSLVQREWVAAGHPFPRRLGLLCQDSPREEAPVFLLFLDCTWQLLWQFPADFGFTEAFLLALHDSSFSPYFSTFRFSCQRQQGHSGTPRLPSQIYRPMGGWQDPGGHRGGPQPCSFPPVWAWGRRYTRQQREQFQNPAGPPGPAESRTPSTVLFPNPVFSPRFSSPIFLSPLFDFPXSPLPLCQPADPCPWRGASLVLTLAKGSLCPHPLPWWSRPPLRPPLRGSPSDSQGTQGGLLGTCQPTPGLLLPCTAGPCVRLWHRCYLRGLPQEQRGRLAPSLAGLAEELQLLQDRLHTWTLRRPH; encoded by the exons ATGAGCGGGGCCCCGGGCGGCCGCCGCCCGACCTTCCCCGGGCTCCCAGGtagggccggggc gggggttttggggaggctCGGGGCTCTCGGAGCCCCGCACCCAGTGTCGGTCCCCGCAGGAGAGCGGGTGCTCGAGGAGGCGGCGGGCGCCCGGCAGCGCTGCGGGAACGGCGGCGGCTCCGTCCCGGGGACGCTGCTCTGCACCAACCGCCGCCTCGCCTTCCTGGCCGGCCAG GCTCCTGGCTCCCGTGGCCTCCTCCACTCCGAGGACGAGGTGGCCCTGCCCTGCATCCACAAACTGGTGGCAG ccagcagcttctCCAAGCCCAAGGTGCTGACGGCCGCCTCCACCCTCAAGTTCATCCCCGAGGAACTCACCGTCTTCTGTCGGGATTTCCGCCTGCTCCACTTCTACTTCCCCGAGAGCGGCTTGGCTCCGCAGGCGTTCCGG GTGGCCAACGCCATCGCACAGGCACGGGAGGCGGCTGCGTGGCTCGGAGATGCTGCCGAGGCACACGACGGCTGCTCCAGCCGTGGAGGAGCCGCcccagaagaggaggaggaggatgaggaggaaggctCGTCCACCGTGCTGCTCTTCGAGAGCCTGCGGGACtgggagaaggagctgcagcGTCTGGGCGCTGCGGGCTGGAGGGTGAGCGCCGTCAATGAGCGCTTCGACATGGCCCCGAG CCTCCCCCAGTACCTCTGGGTGCCCAGTGGGCTTCTGGACCACGACCTCAAGCGAACTTTTGGCCACTTTCAGGAGCGACGGGTGCCT CGCCTGTGCTGGCACCACCCGGGTGGAGGGGACctgctgagagctgccagctttCACCGGGCCTCGGAGCCAGGCAGCGAGGATGTGAG gtgCCTGGAGGCGCTGCTGCTGGGGGACCGCGGGCCCTGCGTGTTGGCTGACACGGCCGAGCTGCCCACGCTGGCCGACATCCAGCTCGCCCACCTGAGGCTGCGggagctctgcctgcctg GCGCGGTGGCAGAGGAGAAGTGGCTCTCGGCCCTGGAGGGGACACGCTGGTTGGACCACGTCCG ctcctgcctgagaAAAGCAGTGGAGGTGGCGTCGCTGCTGGCAGGGAAGCGCTGCTCCGTGGTTCTGCAAG agccctcgGACCGGGACCTGAACTGCCTGGTGGCCTCTCTGGTGCAGCTCCTGGGGGACCCCCACGCCCGCTCCCTGCCTGGCTTCCAGAGCCTGGTGCAGCGGGAGTGGGTGGCAGCCGGGCACCCCTTCCCACGccggctggggctgctctgccaggacagCCCTCGGGAGGAG GCCCCCGTGTTCCTGCTGTTCCTGGACTGCAcctggcagctcctgtggcAATTCCCGGCGGATTTTGGCTTCACTGAGGCTTTTCTCCTGGCGCTCCACGACAGCAGCTTCAGCCCCTACTTCAGCACTTTCCGCTTCAGCTGCCAACGCCAGCAGGGCCACAGCGGCACG CCGCGGCTCCCCAGCCAGATCTACCGACCCATGGGGGGCTGGCAGGaccctgggggacacaggggaggcccccagccctgcagctttCCCCCGGTGTGGGCCTGGGGCCGGCGCTACACCCGGCAGCAGCGGGAGCAGTTCCAGAAccccgcgggacccccgggcccTGCTGAGTCCCGGACCCCCAGCACGG TTTTATTTCCAAATCCTGTTTTTTCACCCCGCTTTTCCTCCCCCATTTTCCTTTCACCCCTTTTTGATTTTCCCTAATCCCCGCTCCCCCTTTGCCAGCCCGCAGACCCCTGCCCGTGGCGGGGTGCCAGCCTGGTGCTGACGCTGGCCAAGGGCTCCTTGTGCCCTCACCCCCTGCCCTGGTGGAGCCGCCCCCCCCTGCGCCCCCCATTGCGGGGGTCCCCCTcggacagccaggggacacagggggggctcctggggaccTGCCAGCccaccccggggctgctcctgccctgcaccGCCGGGCCCTGCGTCCGCCTCTGGCACCGCTGCTACCTCAGGGGGCTGCCCCAGGAACAG CGCGGGCGCTTGGCCCCATCGCTGGCCGGGctggctgaggagctgcagctgctccaggaccGTCTCCACACCTGGACCCTGCGGAGGCCGCACTGA